From Elaeis guineensis isolate ETL-2024a chromosome 16, EG11, whole genome shotgun sequence, a single genomic window includes:
- the LOC140850836 gene encoding general transcription and DNA repair factor IIH subunit TFB2-like isoform X1, whose product MPEVRIVAKNFMDMVAALPAMKLDKLYGSTFICEAVLRSLPPLAKKYVLQMLFVDSPVTAKSMEEWLLADGYSKHKVSIDRLLQLRVFLEVNDRKKETSYKMNTKFQSNMQKYLVFGGTLPREPMPLSVTVRLPTLEDLEAYALEQWECFLLQLINSAQAERLTSFSSSLMRVFQRGLLSARENEAPKLTENGFQFLLMDTNAQLWYIIREYISSSEDRGVDPTDLICFLLELSFHTLGEAYNLNTLTDVQKHAIKDLADLGLVKLQQGRKESWFIPTKLATNLSVSLSDSSSRKEGFVVVETNFRMYAYSSSKLHCEILRLFSRIEYQLPNLIVGAITKESLYNAFENGITAEQIISFLQQNVHPRVATKTPAVPENVTDQIRLWETDRNRVEMIPSHLYEDFPSKDIFEAVCDFAREIGGLLWEDSKKMRLVVRGEYHQHMRDFLRHQK is encoded by the exons ATGCCGGAGGTGCGGATTGTGGCGAAGAATTTCATGGACATGGTGGCAGCACTGCCGGCCATGAAACTCGACAAGCTCTATGGCAGCACCTTCATCTGTGAAGCCGTCCTCAG GTCTTTGCCTCCTCTGGCTAAGAAGTATGTTTTGCAAATGCTATTCGTTGATTCCCCTGTAACAGCCAAGTCAATGGAAGAATGGCTCCTTGCCGATGGATATTCCAAGCACAAAGTGTCAATTGATCGGTTACTTCAGCTGAGAGTCTTCCTTGAAGTCAATGATAG AAAAAAGGAGACCAGTTACAAGATGAACACGAAGTTCCAGAGTAATATGCAAAAATACTTGGTATTTGG TGGAACTTTACCGAGAGAGCCAATGCCCTTAAGTGTCACTGTGAGATTGCCAACGTTGGAGGATCTAGAGGCCTACGCTCTAGAACAATGGGAG TGCTTCTTGTTGCAACTTATAAACTCAGCTCAAGCGGAAAGATTAACAAGCTTTAGTTCATCATTGATGAGAGTTTTCCAGCGAGGACTTTTGAGCGCAAG GGAAAATGAAGCTCCAAAGTTAACAGAGAATGGCTTCCAGTTCCTT CTGATGGATACAAATGCACAACTTTGGTACATAATAAGGGAATATATCTCTTCCTCTGAG GATCGTGGAGTGGATCCAACGGATTTAATATGCTTTCTCCTTGAGCTTAGTTTTCATACCCTTGGAGAG GCATATAATTTAAATACCCTAACTGATGTTCAAAAACATGCTATCAAAGACCTTGCAGACCTGGGATTAGTCAAACTTCAACAG GGAAGAAAGGAAAGTTGGTTCATACCTACTAAGTTGGCTACTAATCTTTCAGTGAGCCTATCAGATTCATCATCACGCAAAGAG GGTTTTGTAGTTGTGGAGACAAACTTCAGGATGTATGCCTACTCTTCATCGAAATTACACTGTGAGATTCTACGCCTCTTTTCAAG GATTGAATATCAACTTCCTAACCTGATTGTTGGAGCTATAACAAAAGAAAGTCTCTATAATGCTTTTGAGAATGGCATTACTGCAGAGCAG ATTATTTCTTTCCTTCAGCAGAATGTTCATCCTCGGGTCGCAACAAAGACACCAGCAGTCCCAGAGAACGTCACAGATCAG ATTAGATTGTGGGAAACTGATCGAAATAGGGTTGAGATGATTCCTTCACATCTTTATGAAGATTTTCCATCAAAG GACATCTTTGAAGCAGTATGCGACTTTGCAAGGGAGATTGGGGGATTGCTGTGGGAAGATTCAAAGAAGATGAGGTTAGTTGTCCGAGGGGAATACCACCAACACATGCGAGATTTTCTTCGTCATCAAAAGTAA
- the LOC140850836 gene encoding general transcription and DNA repair factor IIH subunit TFB2-like isoform X2 — MPEVRIVAKNFMDMVAALPAMKLDKLYGSTFICEAVLRSLPPLAKKYVLQMLFVDSPVTAKSMEEWLLADGYSKHKVSIDRLLQLRVFLEVNDRKKETSYKMNTKFQSNMQKYLVFGGTLPREPMPLSVTVRLPTLEDLEAYALEQWECFLLQLINSAQAERLTSFSSSLMRVFQRGLLSARENEAPKLTENGFQFLLMDTNAQLWYIIREYISSSEDRGVDPTDLICFLLELSFHTLGEAYNLNTLTDVQKHAIKDLADLGLVKLQQGRKESWFIPTKLATNLSVSLSDSSSRKEGFVVVETNFRMYAYSSSKLHCEILRLFSRLFLSFSRMFILGSQQRHQQSQRTSQIRCFFTIRLWETDRNRVEMIPSHLYEDFPSKDIFEAVCDFAREIGGLLWEDSKKMRLVVRGEYHQHMRDFLRHQK, encoded by the exons ATGCCGGAGGTGCGGATTGTGGCGAAGAATTTCATGGACATGGTGGCAGCACTGCCGGCCATGAAACTCGACAAGCTCTATGGCAGCACCTTCATCTGTGAAGCCGTCCTCAG GTCTTTGCCTCCTCTGGCTAAGAAGTATGTTTTGCAAATGCTATTCGTTGATTCCCCTGTAACAGCCAAGTCAATGGAAGAATGGCTCCTTGCCGATGGATATTCCAAGCACAAAGTGTCAATTGATCGGTTACTTCAGCTGAGAGTCTTCCTTGAAGTCAATGATAG AAAAAAGGAGACCAGTTACAAGATGAACACGAAGTTCCAGAGTAATATGCAAAAATACTTGGTATTTGG TGGAACTTTACCGAGAGAGCCAATGCCCTTAAGTGTCACTGTGAGATTGCCAACGTTGGAGGATCTAGAGGCCTACGCTCTAGAACAATGGGAG TGCTTCTTGTTGCAACTTATAAACTCAGCTCAAGCGGAAAGATTAACAAGCTTTAGTTCATCATTGATGAGAGTTTTCCAGCGAGGACTTTTGAGCGCAAG GGAAAATGAAGCTCCAAAGTTAACAGAGAATGGCTTCCAGTTCCTT CTGATGGATACAAATGCACAACTTTGGTACATAATAAGGGAATATATCTCTTCCTCTGAG GATCGTGGAGTGGATCCAACGGATTTAATATGCTTTCTCCTTGAGCTTAGTTTTCATACCCTTGGAGAG GCATATAATTTAAATACCCTAACTGATGTTCAAAAACATGCTATCAAAGACCTTGCAGACCTGGGATTAGTCAAACTTCAACAG GGAAGAAAGGAAAGTTGGTTCATACCTACTAAGTTGGCTACTAATCTTTCAGTGAGCCTATCAGATTCATCATCACGCAAAGAG GGTTTTGTAGTTGTGGAGACAAACTTCAGGATGTATGCCTACTCTTCATCGAAATTACACTGTGAGATTCTACGCCTCTTTTCAAG ATTATTTCTTTCCTTCAGCAGAATGTTCATCCTCGGGTCGCAACAAAGACACCAGCAGTCCCAGAGAACGTCACAGATCAGGTGCTTTTTCAca ATTAGATTGTGGGAAACTGATCGAAATAGGGTTGAGATGATTCCTTCACATCTTTATGAAGATTTTCCATCAAAG GACATCTTTGAAGCAGTATGCGACTTTGCAAGGGAGATTGGGGGATTGCTGTGGGAAGATTCAAAGAAGATGAGGTTAGTTGTCCGAGGGGAATACCACCAACACATGCGAGATTTTCTTCGTCATCAAAAGTAA
- the LOC140850836 gene encoding general transcription and DNA repair factor IIH subunit TFB2-like isoform X7, whose product MPEVRIVAKNFMDMVAALPAMKLDKLYGSTFICEAVLRSLPPLAKKYVLQMLFVDSPVTAKSMEEWLLADGYSKHKVSIDRLLQLRVFLEVNDRKKETSYKMNTKFQSNMQKYLVFGGTLPREPMPLSVTVRLPTLEDLEAYALEQWECFLLQLINSAQAERLTSFSSSLMRVFQRGLLSARENEAPKLTENGFQFLLMDTNAQLWYIIREYISSSEDRGVDPTDLICFLLELSFHTLGEAYNLNTLTDVQKHAIKDLADLGLVKLQQGRKESWFIPTKLATNLSVSLSDSSSRKEGFVVVETNFRMYAYSSSKLHCEILRLFSRLFLSFSRMFILGSQQRHQQSQRTSQIRLDCGKLIEIGLR is encoded by the exons ATGCCGGAGGTGCGGATTGTGGCGAAGAATTTCATGGACATGGTGGCAGCACTGCCGGCCATGAAACTCGACAAGCTCTATGGCAGCACCTTCATCTGTGAAGCCGTCCTCAG GTCTTTGCCTCCTCTGGCTAAGAAGTATGTTTTGCAAATGCTATTCGTTGATTCCCCTGTAACAGCCAAGTCAATGGAAGAATGGCTCCTTGCCGATGGATATTCCAAGCACAAAGTGTCAATTGATCGGTTACTTCAGCTGAGAGTCTTCCTTGAAGTCAATGATAG AAAAAAGGAGACCAGTTACAAGATGAACACGAAGTTCCAGAGTAATATGCAAAAATACTTGGTATTTGG TGGAACTTTACCGAGAGAGCCAATGCCCTTAAGTGTCACTGTGAGATTGCCAACGTTGGAGGATCTAGAGGCCTACGCTCTAGAACAATGGGAG TGCTTCTTGTTGCAACTTATAAACTCAGCTCAAGCGGAAAGATTAACAAGCTTTAGTTCATCATTGATGAGAGTTTTCCAGCGAGGACTTTTGAGCGCAAG GGAAAATGAAGCTCCAAAGTTAACAGAGAATGGCTTCCAGTTCCTT CTGATGGATACAAATGCACAACTTTGGTACATAATAAGGGAATATATCTCTTCCTCTGAG GATCGTGGAGTGGATCCAACGGATTTAATATGCTTTCTCCTTGAGCTTAGTTTTCATACCCTTGGAGAG GCATATAATTTAAATACCCTAACTGATGTTCAAAAACATGCTATCAAAGACCTTGCAGACCTGGGATTAGTCAAACTTCAACAG GGAAGAAAGGAAAGTTGGTTCATACCTACTAAGTTGGCTACTAATCTTTCAGTGAGCCTATCAGATTCATCATCACGCAAAGAG GGTTTTGTAGTTGTGGAGACAAACTTCAGGATGTATGCCTACTCTTCATCGAAATTACACTGTGAGATTCTACGCCTCTTTTCAAG ATTATTTCTTTCCTTCAGCAGAATGTTCATCCTCGGGTCGCAACAAAGACACCAGCAGTCCCAGAGAACGTCACAGATCAG ATTAGATTGTGGGAAACTGATCGAAATAGGGTTGAGATGA
- the LOC140850836 gene encoding general transcription and DNA repair factor IIH subunit TFB2-like isoform X4, with product MPEVRIVAKNFMDMVAALPAMKLDKLYGSTFICEAVLRSLPPLAKKYVLQMLFVDSPVTAKSMEEWLLADGYSKHKVSIDRLLQLRVFLEVNDRKKETSYKMNTKFQSNMQKYLVFGGTLPREPMPLSVTVRLPTLEDLEAYALEQWECFLLQLINSAQAERLTSFSSSLMRVFQRGLLSARENEAPKLTENGFQFLLMDTNAQLWYIIREYISSSEDRGVDPTDLICFLLELSFHTLGEAYNLNTLTDVQKHAIKDLADLGLVKLQQGRKESWFIPTKLATNLSVSLSDSSSRKEGFVVVETNFRMYAYSSSKLHCEILRLFSRIEYQLPNLIVGAITKESLYNAFENGITAEQIISFLQQNVHPRVATKTPAVPENVTDQVLFHKCLKFPGCFFYCSRQT from the exons ATGCCGGAGGTGCGGATTGTGGCGAAGAATTTCATGGACATGGTGGCAGCACTGCCGGCCATGAAACTCGACAAGCTCTATGGCAGCACCTTCATCTGTGAAGCCGTCCTCAG GTCTTTGCCTCCTCTGGCTAAGAAGTATGTTTTGCAAATGCTATTCGTTGATTCCCCTGTAACAGCCAAGTCAATGGAAGAATGGCTCCTTGCCGATGGATATTCCAAGCACAAAGTGTCAATTGATCGGTTACTTCAGCTGAGAGTCTTCCTTGAAGTCAATGATAG AAAAAAGGAGACCAGTTACAAGATGAACACGAAGTTCCAGAGTAATATGCAAAAATACTTGGTATTTGG TGGAACTTTACCGAGAGAGCCAATGCCCTTAAGTGTCACTGTGAGATTGCCAACGTTGGAGGATCTAGAGGCCTACGCTCTAGAACAATGGGAG TGCTTCTTGTTGCAACTTATAAACTCAGCTCAAGCGGAAAGATTAACAAGCTTTAGTTCATCATTGATGAGAGTTTTCCAGCGAGGACTTTTGAGCGCAAG GGAAAATGAAGCTCCAAAGTTAACAGAGAATGGCTTCCAGTTCCTT CTGATGGATACAAATGCACAACTTTGGTACATAATAAGGGAATATATCTCTTCCTCTGAG GATCGTGGAGTGGATCCAACGGATTTAATATGCTTTCTCCTTGAGCTTAGTTTTCATACCCTTGGAGAG GCATATAATTTAAATACCCTAACTGATGTTCAAAAACATGCTATCAAAGACCTTGCAGACCTGGGATTAGTCAAACTTCAACAG GGAAGAAAGGAAAGTTGGTTCATACCTACTAAGTTGGCTACTAATCTTTCAGTGAGCCTATCAGATTCATCATCACGCAAAGAG GGTTTTGTAGTTGTGGAGACAAACTTCAGGATGTATGCCTACTCTTCATCGAAATTACACTGTGAGATTCTACGCCTCTTTTCAAG GATTGAATATCAACTTCCTAACCTGATTGTTGGAGCTATAACAAAAGAAAGTCTCTATAATGCTTTTGAGAATGGCATTACTGCAGAGCAG ATTATTTCTTTCCTTCAGCAGAATGTTCATCCTCGGGTCGCAACAAAGACACCAGCAGTCCCAGAGAACGTCACAGATCAGGTGCTTTTTCAca AATGTCTCAAGTTTCCAGGTTGCTTCTTTTATTGTAGTAGACAAACATAG
- the LOC140850836 gene encoding general transcription and DNA repair factor IIH subunit TFB2-like isoform X6 produces MPEVRIVAKNFMDMVAALPAMKLDKLYGSTFICEAVLRSLPPLAKKYVLQMLFVDSPVTAKSMEEWLLADGYSKHKVSIDRLLQLRVFLEVNDRKKETSYKMNTKFQSNMQKYLVFGGTLPREPMPLSVTVRLPTLEDLEAYALEQWECFLLQLINSAQAERLTSFSSSLMRVFQRGLLSARENEAPKLTENGFQFLLMDTNAQLWYIIREYISSSEDRGVDPTDLICFLLELSFHTLGEAYNLNTLTDVQKHAIKDLADLGLVKLQQGRKESWFIPTKLATNLSVSLSDSSSRKEGFVVVETNFRMYAYSSSKLHCEILRLFSRLFLSFSRMFILGSQQRHQQSQRTSQIRCFFTNVSSFQVASFIVVDKHSCFPEPFM; encoded by the exons ATGCCGGAGGTGCGGATTGTGGCGAAGAATTTCATGGACATGGTGGCAGCACTGCCGGCCATGAAACTCGACAAGCTCTATGGCAGCACCTTCATCTGTGAAGCCGTCCTCAG GTCTTTGCCTCCTCTGGCTAAGAAGTATGTTTTGCAAATGCTATTCGTTGATTCCCCTGTAACAGCCAAGTCAATGGAAGAATGGCTCCTTGCCGATGGATATTCCAAGCACAAAGTGTCAATTGATCGGTTACTTCAGCTGAGAGTCTTCCTTGAAGTCAATGATAG AAAAAAGGAGACCAGTTACAAGATGAACACGAAGTTCCAGAGTAATATGCAAAAATACTTGGTATTTGG TGGAACTTTACCGAGAGAGCCAATGCCCTTAAGTGTCACTGTGAGATTGCCAACGTTGGAGGATCTAGAGGCCTACGCTCTAGAACAATGGGAG TGCTTCTTGTTGCAACTTATAAACTCAGCTCAAGCGGAAAGATTAACAAGCTTTAGTTCATCATTGATGAGAGTTTTCCAGCGAGGACTTTTGAGCGCAAG GGAAAATGAAGCTCCAAAGTTAACAGAGAATGGCTTCCAGTTCCTT CTGATGGATACAAATGCACAACTTTGGTACATAATAAGGGAATATATCTCTTCCTCTGAG GATCGTGGAGTGGATCCAACGGATTTAATATGCTTTCTCCTTGAGCTTAGTTTTCATACCCTTGGAGAG GCATATAATTTAAATACCCTAACTGATGTTCAAAAACATGCTATCAAAGACCTTGCAGACCTGGGATTAGTCAAACTTCAACAG GGAAGAAAGGAAAGTTGGTTCATACCTACTAAGTTGGCTACTAATCTTTCAGTGAGCCTATCAGATTCATCATCACGCAAAGAG GGTTTTGTAGTTGTGGAGACAAACTTCAGGATGTATGCCTACTCTTCATCGAAATTACACTGTGAGATTCTACGCCTCTTTTCAAG ATTATTTCTTTCCTTCAGCAGAATGTTCATCCTCGGGTCGCAACAAAGACACCAGCAGTCCCAGAGAACGTCACAGATCAGGTGCTTTTTCAca AATGTCTCAAGTTTCCAGGTTGCTTCTTTTATTGTAGTAGACAAACATAGTTGCTTCCCTGAACCGTTCATGTGA
- the LOC140850836 gene encoding general transcription and DNA repair factor IIH subunit TFB2-like isoform X3, which translates to MAAPSSVKPSSAKSMEEWLLADGYSKHKVSIDRLLQLRVFLEVNDRKKETSYKMNTKFQSNMQKYLVFGGTLPREPMPLSVTVRLPTLEDLEAYALEQWECFLLQLINSAQAERLTSFSSSLMRVFQRGLLSARENEAPKLTENGFQFLLMDTNAQLWYIIREYISSSEDRGVDPTDLICFLLELSFHTLGEAYNLNTLTDVQKHAIKDLADLGLVKLQQGRKESWFIPTKLATNLSVSLSDSSSRKEGFVVVETNFRMYAYSSSKLHCEILRLFSRIEYQLPNLIVGAITKESLYNAFENGITAEQIISFLQQNVHPRVATKTPAVPENVTDQIRLWETDRNRVEMIPSHLYEDFPSKDIFEAVCDFAREIGGLLWEDSKKMRLVVRGEYHQHMRDFLRHQK; encoded by the exons ATGGCAGCACCTTCATCTGTGAAGCCGTCCTCAG CCAAGTCAATGGAAGAATGGCTCCTTGCCGATGGATATTCCAAGCACAAAGTGTCAATTGATCGGTTACTTCAGCTGAGAGTCTTCCTTGAAGTCAATGATAG AAAAAAGGAGACCAGTTACAAGATGAACACGAAGTTCCAGAGTAATATGCAAAAATACTTGGTATTTGG TGGAACTTTACCGAGAGAGCCAATGCCCTTAAGTGTCACTGTGAGATTGCCAACGTTGGAGGATCTAGAGGCCTACGCTCTAGAACAATGGGAG TGCTTCTTGTTGCAACTTATAAACTCAGCTCAAGCGGAAAGATTAACAAGCTTTAGTTCATCATTGATGAGAGTTTTCCAGCGAGGACTTTTGAGCGCAAG GGAAAATGAAGCTCCAAAGTTAACAGAGAATGGCTTCCAGTTCCTT CTGATGGATACAAATGCACAACTTTGGTACATAATAAGGGAATATATCTCTTCCTCTGAG GATCGTGGAGTGGATCCAACGGATTTAATATGCTTTCTCCTTGAGCTTAGTTTTCATACCCTTGGAGAG GCATATAATTTAAATACCCTAACTGATGTTCAAAAACATGCTATCAAAGACCTTGCAGACCTGGGATTAGTCAAACTTCAACAG GGAAGAAAGGAAAGTTGGTTCATACCTACTAAGTTGGCTACTAATCTTTCAGTGAGCCTATCAGATTCATCATCACGCAAAGAG GGTTTTGTAGTTGTGGAGACAAACTTCAGGATGTATGCCTACTCTTCATCGAAATTACACTGTGAGATTCTACGCCTCTTTTCAAG GATTGAATATCAACTTCCTAACCTGATTGTTGGAGCTATAACAAAAGAAAGTCTCTATAATGCTTTTGAGAATGGCATTACTGCAGAGCAG ATTATTTCTTTCCTTCAGCAGAATGTTCATCCTCGGGTCGCAACAAAGACACCAGCAGTCCCAGAGAACGTCACAGATCAG ATTAGATTGTGGGAAACTGATCGAAATAGGGTTGAGATGATTCCTTCACATCTTTATGAAGATTTTCCATCAAAG GACATCTTTGAAGCAGTATGCGACTTTGCAAGGGAGATTGGGGGATTGCTGTGGGAAGATTCAAAGAAGATGAGGTTAGTTGTCCGAGGGGAATACCACCAACACATGCGAGATTTTCTTCGTCATCAAAAGTAA
- the LOC140850836 gene encoding general transcription and DNA repair factor IIH subunit TFB2-like isoform X5, which produces MVSWYSWFSNLEFVVFSLLHLNLLTLPLHLALGKKETSYKMNTKFQSNMQKYLVFGGTLPREPMPLSVTVRLPTLEDLEAYALEQWECFLLQLINSAQAERLTSFSSSLMRVFQRGLLSARENEAPKLTENGFQFLLMDTNAQLWYIIREYISSSEDRGVDPTDLICFLLELSFHTLGEAYNLNTLTDVQKHAIKDLADLGLVKLQQGRKESWFIPTKLATNLSVSLSDSSSRKEGFVVVETNFRMYAYSSSKLHCEILRLFSRIEYQLPNLIVGAITKESLYNAFENGITAEQIISFLQQNVHPRVATKTPAVPENVTDQIRLWETDRNRVEMIPSHLYEDFPSKDIFEAVCDFAREIGGLLWEDSKKMRLVVRGEYHQHMRDFLRHQK; this is translated from the exons ATGGTTTCTTGGTATTCCTGGTTTTCCAATTTGGAATTTGTTGTATTCTCGCTCCTGCACCTGAATTTGCTCACTCTTCCTTTGCATCTGGCATTAGG AAAAAAGGAGACCAGTTACAAGATGAACACGAAGTTCCAGAGTAATATGCAAAAATACTTGGTATTTGG TGGAACTTTACCGAGAGAGCCAATGCCCTTAAGTGTCACTGTGAGATTGCCAACGTTGGAGGATCTAGAGGCCTACGCTCTAGAACAATGGGAG TGCTTCTTGTTGCAACTTATAAACTCAGCTCAAGCGGAAAGATTAACAAGCTTTAGTTCATCATTGATGAGAGTTTTCCAGCGAGGACTTTTGAGCGCAAG GGAAAATGAAGCTCCAAAGTTAACAGAGAATGGCTTCCAGTTCCTT CTGATGGATACAAATGCACAACTTTGGTACATAATAAGGGAATATATCTCTTCCTCTGAG GATCGTGGAGTGGATCCAACGGATTTAATATGCTTTCTCCTTGAGCTTAGTTTTCATACCCTTGGAGAG GCATATAATTTAAATACCCTAACTGATGTTCAAAAACATGCTATCAAAGACCTTGCAGACCTGGGATTAGTCAAACTTCAACAG GGAAGAAAGGAAAGTTGGTTCATACCTACTAAGTTGGCTACTAATCTTTCAGTGAGCCTATCAGATTCATCATCACGCAAAGAG GGTTTTGTAGTTGTGGAGACAAACTTCAGGATGTATGCCTACTCTTCATCGAAATTACACTGTGAGATTCTACGCCTCTTTTCAAG GATTGAATATCAACTTCCTAACCTGATTGTTGGAGCTATAACAAAAGAAAGTCTCTATAATGCTTTTGAGAATGGCATTACTGCAGAGCAG ATTATTTCTTTCCTTCAGCAGAATGTTCATCCTCGGGTCGCAACAAAGACACCAGCAGTCCCAGAGAACGTCACAGATCAG ATTAGATTGTGGGAAACTGATCGAAATAGGGTTGAGATGATTCCTTCACATCTTTATGAAGATTTTCCATCAAAG GACATCTTTGAAGCAGTATGCGACTTTGCAAGGGAGATTGGGGGATTGCTGTGGGAAGATTCAAAGAAGATGAGGTTAGTTGTCCGAGGGGAATACCACCAACACATGCGAGATTTTCTTCGTCATCAAAAGTAA
- the LOC105059005 gene encoding uncharacterized protein isoform X2, with the protein MLPKEWTPPCGSLCTKKYANLVQIPWRVFCKKGCDTDGETWEECLGECKKICYKDPVFKDHQWSAYIDRSPGDDNYSLFDIPNDKVEQVRPNRPPKQTTVSKPKPAVPDVKPTPTTDDLPCTSA; encoded by the exons ATGTTGCCGAAGGAATGGACTCCGCCTTGTGGGAGCCTCTGCACGAAGAAATACGCCAATCTCGTCCAAATTCCAT ggagagttttcTGCAAGAAGGGTTGTGATACTGATGGCGAGACCTGGGAAGAAT GTCTAGGAGAGTGCAAAAAGATTTGCTATAAGGATCCAGTtttcaaggaccatcaatggagtgCTTATATTGACAGATCTCCAGGAGATGACAATTATTCTTTG TTTGATATTCCCAATGACAAGGTTGAGCAGGTTCGGCCAAACAGGCCACCAAAGCAGACCACTGTGAGCAAACCCAAACCTGCAGTACCAGATGTCAAGCCCACTCCAACAACTGATGATTTACCTTGCACATCAGCATAG
- the LOC105059005 gene encoding uncharacterized protein isoform X3, which translates to MLPKEWTPPCGSLCTKKYANLVQIPCLGECKKICYKDPVFKDHQWSAYIDRSPGDDNYSLECFHACVSGCGFKFDIPNDKVEQVRPNRPPKQTTVSKPKPAVPDVKPTPTTDDLPCTSA; encoded by the exons ATGTTGCCGAAGGAATGGACTCCGCCTTGTGGGAGCCTCTGCACGAAGAAATACGCCAATCTCGTCCAAATTCCAT GTCTAGGAGAGTGCAAAAAGATTTGCTATAAGGATCCAGTtttcaaggaccatcaatggagtgCTTATATTGACAGATCTCCAGGAGATGACAATTATTCTTTG GAGTGCTTCCATGCCTGTGTTTCTGGCTGTGGTTTCAAG TTTGATATTCCCAATGACAAGGTTGAGCAGGTTCGGCCAAACAGGCCACCAAAGCAGACCACTGTGAGCAAACCCAAACCTGCAGTACCAGATGTCAAGCCCACTCCAACAACTGATGATTTACCTTGCACATCAGCATAG
- the LOC105059005 gene encoding uncharacterized protein isoform X1, producing MLPKEWTPPCGSLCTKKYANLVQIPWRVFCKKGCDTDGETWEECLGECKKICYKDPVFKDHQWSAYIDRSPGDDNYSLECFHACVSGCGFKFDIPNDKVEQVRPNRPPKQTTVSKPKPAVPDVKPTPTTDDLPCTSA from the exons ATGTTGCCGAAGGAATGGACTCCGCCTTGTGGGAGCCTCTGCACGAAGAAATACGCCAATCTCGTCCAAATTCCAT ggagagttttcTGCAAGAAGGGTTGTGATACTGATGGCGAGACCTGGGAAGAAT GTCTAGGAGAGTGCAAAAAGATTTGCTATAAGGATCCAGTtttcaaggaccatcaatggagtgCTTATATTGACAGATCTCCAGGAGATGACAATTATTCTTTG GAGTGCTTCCATGCCTGTGTTTCTGGCTGTGGTTTCAAG TTTGATATTCCCAATGACAAGGTTGAGCAGGTTCGGCCAAACAGGCCACCAAAGCAGACCACTGTGAGCAAACCCAAACCTGCAGTACCAGATGTCAAGCCCACTCCAACAACTGATGATTTACCTTGCACATCAGCATAG